The following proteins are co-located in the Peromyscus maniculatus bairdii isolate BWxNUB_F1_BW_parent chromosome 23, HU_Pman_BW_mat_3.1, whole genome shotgun sequence genome:
- the Saxo5 gene encoding stabilizer of axonemal microtubules 5, whose product MPVCPMSMEFLKASHFALGPDPRLTEGSMQCTTHRDFPAYFSATPERLPASPTHSTVFQKEARWDSEERVSEMHRAFSPPSESPRLDELREQTMERARAMQISNLHVHADVRPRLNLSTARADYRWPELPPHGREDIRGARLIFDRDSVPSGDREQLRIPATSYKAHYQPYAAAAQPRVPSSHLGGRNPLKWNYKGQDDTTYQNHFQALPGPPALMCKRASSSVSLGDPQTGFNTLCSYTKQTYMPQELPPDRYDKAQTAAHIHQVSISPGDRLFHDRTTMNDHFYPREPEPFVLHHDKTPESHILKGNWCPGPGSLATSTKLFYGEPPPVTQPPSRHVSHEKLKDHVTLGEAKLLGDFFQTSTGSAYCPPDTKPIQRALNLSLLQSNLPEGTGESDFLTMNQKMLKPHGIVRAAITEELLQKCKYSHIEPQLGGQRFFSTHYQDQFPFKYRGPLVKKQSNIQESHVPMGTPQKFGCWGQRVDPQGPQLPMYPCPSKQ is encoded by the exons ATGCCAGTGTGCCCGATGTCCATGGAGTTCCTCAAGGCCTCACACTTCGCTCTGGGCCCCGATCCACGGCTGACCGAAGGTAGTATGCAGTGCACGACGCACCGGGACTTCCCGGCCTATTTCTCCGCCACCCCGGAGCGGCTCCCAGCTTCGCCAACGCACTCCACAGTCTTCCAAAAGGAAGCACGCTGGGACTCGGAGGAGCGCGTGTCCGAGATGCACCGCGCGTTCTCACCGCCGTCCGAGTCGCCGCGGCTGGACGAGCTGCGGGAGCAGACAATGGAACGCGCGCGAGCCATGCAGATCAGCAACCTGCACGTGCACGCGGACGTGCGCCCTCGCCTCAACCTGTCCACCGCACGCGCGGACTACCGCTGGCCGGAGCTGCCGCCGCACGGCCGCGAAGACATCCGAGGCGCGCGCCTCATCTTCGACCGCGACTCGGTGCCCTCAGGCGACAGGGAGCAGCTGCGCATCCCGGCCACCTCCTACAAGGCGCACTACCAGCCGTACGCCGCCGCCGCGCAGCCCCGTGTGCCCAGCAGCCACCTGG GGGGCCGCAACCCCCTGAAATGGAACTACAAGGGACAGGACGACACCACCTACCAGAATCACTTCCAGGCCCTCCCAGGTCCTCCTGCCTTGATGTGTAAGAGG GCCTCCTCCAGTGTGAGCCTAGGAGACccccagactggcttcaacaCCCTGTGCTCATACACGAAACAAACCTACATGCCTCAGGAGCTGCCACCAGACAG GTATGACAAGGCCCAGACGGCAGCCCACATCCACCAGGTGAGCATTAGTCCTGGAGACCGCCTGTTCCATGACAGGACCACCATGAATGACCACTTCTACCCCCGAGAGCCAG AGCCTTTTGTTCTTCACCACGATAAGACCCCGGAGTCACACATCCTGAAAGGAAACTGGTGCCCTGGCCCTGGCAGCCTGGCTACCTCCACAAAGCTCTTCTACGGTGAG CCGCCTCCTGTGACTCAGCCTCCAAGCCGACATGTGTCCCATGAGAAACTGAAGGATCATGTGACCCTGGGAGAAGCAAAACTGCTGGGAGACTTCTTCCAAACCTCCACGGGCTCAGCCTACTGCCCTCCGGATACCAAACCAATACAGAGAGCCCTTAACCTTTCCTTGTTGCAGAGTAACCTGCCTGAGGGCACAGGTG AATCTGATTTTTTAACCATGAACCAAAAGATGCTGAAGCCTCATGGAATAGTTCGAGCTGCCATCACGGAAGAACTGTTACAGAAG TGCAAATACAGCCACATAGAGCCCCAGCTGGGTGGACAGCGCTTCTTCTCTACCCACTATCAAGACCAGTTTCCTTTCAAGTACCGAGGCCCACTGGTGAAGAAGCAAAGTAACATTCAGGAGAGCCATGTGCCGATGGGCACGCCCCAAAAGTTCGGCTGCTGGGGACAGAGAGTAGACCCTCAGGGCCCCCAGCTCCCCATGTACCCTTGCCCGAGCAAGCAATAA
- the Pex11g gene encoding peroxisomal membrane protein 11C isoform X1 yields the protein MALLNSLASSLESYRGRDRLIRTLGYCCQLVGGVLVEQCPSRSDMGRRLLVVSAQLSHCRTVLRLFDDPAMFVYTKQYGLGTEEEDIFIRWLSVLSNMADQLYYPCEHVAWAADAKVLQVDSARWWTLSTALWILSLLLGVVRSLWTALKLRQKLWSLTGTFTSQLPRSKRRAMEARMWSEVLTLLSNLADLANAVHWLPRGVLWAGRFPPWLVGLMGTISSLLSMYQAARAGGTAEAGSSG from the exons ATGGCGCTGCTGAACAGTCTGGCTTCCTCGCTGGAGTCGTACAGGGGCCGGGACCGCCTG ATCCGGACACTGGGCTACTGCTGCCAGCTCGTCGGTGGGGTCCTAGTGGAGCAATGTCCCAGCAGGTCTGACATGGGAAGGCGCTTGCTGGTGGTGTCAGCCCAGCTCAGCCATTGCAGGACTGTCTTGCGACTCTTTGATGACCCGGCCATGTTTGTCTACACGAAACAGTATGGCCTGGGGACAGAG GAGGAGGACATCTTCATCCGGTGGCTGTCTGTCCTGAGTAACATGGCTGACCAGCTGTACTACCCTTGTGAGCATGTCGCCTGGGCTGCCGATGCCAAGGTCCTCCAGGTGGACTCTGCTCGGTGGTGGACACTGAGCACAGCCCTCTGGATTCTCTCTCTACTCCTTGGAGTTGTCAG GTCCCTGTGGACAGCACTGAAGCTAAGACAGAAGCTGTGGAGCCTCACAGGCACCTTCACCAG CCAGCTGCCCAGGAGCAAGCGGAGGGCCATGGAGGCAAGGATGTGGTCAGAGGTCTTAACTCTCCTCAGCAACCTGGCTGACCTGGCAAACGCTGTGCACTGGCTGCCCCGAGGTGTCCTGTGGGCTGGCCGCTTCCCTCCTTGGCTGGTGGGCCTCATGGGTACCATCTCCTCGCTCCTCAGCATGTATCAGGCTGCCAGGGCTGGCGGCACAGCTGAGGCAGGCAGCTCTGGATGA
- the Pex11g gene encoding peroxisomal membrane protein 11C isoform X2 has protein sequence MGRRLLVVSAQLSHCRTVLRLFDDPAMFVYTKQYGLGTEEEDIFIRWLSVLSNMADQLYYPCEHVAWAADAKVLQVDSARWWTLSTALWILSLLLGVVRSLWTALKLRQKLWSLTGTFTSQLPRSKRRAMEARMWSEVLTLLSNLADLANAVHWLPRGVLWAGRFPPWLVGLMGTISSLLSMYQAARAGGTAEAGSSG, from the exons ATGGGAAGGCGCTTGCTGGTGGTGTCAGCCCAGCTCAGCCATTGCAGGACTGTCTTGCGACTCTTTGATGACCCGGCCATGTTTGTCTACACGAAACAGTATGGCCTGGGGACAGAG GAGGAGGACATCTTCATCCGGTGGCTGTCTGTCCTGAGTAACATGGCTGACCAGCTGTACTACCCTTGTGAGCATGTCGCCTGGGCTGCCGATGCCAAGGTCCTCCAGGTGGACTCTGCTCGGTGGTGGACACTGAGCACAGCCCTCTGGATTCTCTCTCTACTCCTTGGAGTTGTCAG GTCCCTGTGGACAGCACTGAAGCTAAGACAGAAGCTGTGGAGCCTCACAGGCACCTTCACCAG CCAGCTGCCCAGGAGCAAGCGGAGGGCCATGGAGGCAAGGATGTGGTCAGAGGTCTTAACTCTCCTCAGCAACCTGGCTGACCTGGCAAACGCTGTGCACTGGCTGCCCCGAGGTGTCCTGTGGGCTGGCCGCTTCCCTCCTTGGCTGGTGGGCCTCATGGGTACCATCTCCTCGCTCCTCAGCATGTATCAGGCTGCCAGGGCTGGCGGCACAGCTGAGGCAGGCAGCTCTGGATGA